One window of Athalia rosae chromosome 2, iyAthRosa1.1, whole genome shotgun sequence genomic DNA carries:
- the LOC105685800 gene encoding transmembrane protein 70 homolog, mitochondrial, protein MSLFMKHCISGEAKRSYHEINKLKYIFNDASKSCVVENKILSPVFRRLQGFSTNDNPQSNKPEIEIEKIYTGPLARQIRSIKTFTLLSSTTGICAQPVLLSKVQELGSTVALIGVGTFWGFFVIVSPLLIHTITKRYVIDLDYDPETKKYIAYTYNFFIRRKKIEFTPEDVKTPLAGIFTTAIVKGKPLFMDPKMFNNLDHYSKIMGYDKPIDFSLDSDQEDKKK, encoded by the exons ATGTCACTTTTTATGAAACATTGCATATCCGGCGAAGCTAAGAGATCGTATCACGAAATAAACAAGCTAAAATACATCTTTAACGATGCTTCAAAATCATGTGTCGTCGAAAATAAG ATATTATCACCTGTCTTCAGAAGATTGCAAGGATTTTCAACGAACGACAACCCACAATCAAATAAACCTgaaatagaaattgaaaagatatATACTGGACCATTGGCAAGACAAATTCGTTCAATAAAAACGTTTACCCTTCTATCTTCAACAACGGGAATATGTGCGCAACCGGTACTCCTCTCCAAAGTTCAGGAACTAGGTTCCACCGTTGCACTTATTGGTGTTGGCACATTCTGGGGGTTTTTTGTAATCGTATCTCCGTTATTGATTCACACGATTACAAAACGATACGTAATTGATCTAGACTATGATCCTGAGACGAAGAAGTACAtagcgtacacgtataatttctTTATAAGACGAAAAAAG ATCGAGTTTACACCAGAGGATGTTAAGACTCCACTAGCTGGAATATTCACAACAGCCATAGTGAAGGGTAAACCATTGTTCATGGACCCAAAAATGTTCAACAATCTCGATCACTACTCTAAAATAATGGGTTACGACAAACCAATAGACTTTTCATTAGATTCGGATCAAGAAGATAAGAAGAAATAA
- the LOC105685799 gene encoding ankyrin repeat domain-containing protein 12 isoform X3 yields the protein MSQCWNVLRVSSSLGDRLSCGKSRDSLIGGSAIDAGGVTTSASSTLNGERDQNNPLPLQTDSLATTTTVVLAESGAPCEMRRTPPQNKVDRSGTGQSGGSPRVTLRLNQVRNARDDKKGGTTPRHVVTSSQSQNMDGSKNLSALSGGNSTSPGINNNGNTSGDSGDVYEFKSSKEATPVRGASSSPNPPDKEKELGKVTSGSGGNASGTANASTTPGETIALSVDEPPVSASPATKRTLESDTPDDQDEENRRKKRKDSESTKENTKVVATGKQSTGRNSTTNEKCAKTGKLGANNSTGKNNQAATVANADHKSPSSSTATGSSPKPSGSTVGSTNAKTATPAPPESDGEDDRSKSSDSNSAPKVPPLKIVIPQSTVSEQEQGNRNGKNTSNRNHQLPYVVASSNSNDSTDKDQNQTASGTTSPTEGAPSKSEEKKDFSGALHSEERSTHHQRVLRSSHRSSNGANGSTVSKETSGGTTGNGSYSNSSPLPAAASSNDRSNNSSPQLHHSSPTPETTTSEPTKTTTTEQASTAHNASKTSTTVEKTEKNSDTNSKTQKDAESSDTATSTPSTTTPNTSAPAATVELHPRKRKMKPNKEAQQAAATAAANEAAEAASTGPEVHPHDQPITNCYQLFLNIRKQIERRRKGLFPVQPKPPQGFKDYLMNRCTYVLAGNANKEPNVNPPVSLHCAMKDLYGEQEKERHRLRMQHVVEKEKLVLSVEQEILRVHGRAARALANQSLPFSVCTILKDEEVYNVITPEQEEKDRNARSRYNGRLFLSWLQDVDDKWEKIKEAMLLRHHNEAESLHAVQRMDWEWKMKEVGLCDFKARPHIEDLHVPMVHVSDDFDLLPA from the exons ATGAGTCAGTGTTGGAATGTCCTCAGAG TATCATCGTCTTTGGGTGATCGCTTGTCCTGCGGAAAGAGCCGCGACAGTTTGATCGGAGGATCCGCTATAGACGCCGGTGGTGTAACAACGTCAGCATCATCAACATTAAACGGGGAACGCGATCAAAATAATCCGCTGCCGTTGCAGACAGACAGCTTAGCCACTACAACGACTGTTGTTTTAGCGGAGAGTGGAGCCCCCTGTGAGATGCGGAGGACACCACCGCAAAACAAAG tCGACAGATCAGGAACTGGGCAGTCTGGTGGCTCCCCACGGGTTACGCTACGGCTGAACCAGGTGCGTAACGCAAGGGATGACAAGAAGGGTGGAACAACTCCCCGACACGTCGTGACGAGCAGTCAGTCTCAAAACATGGATGGGTCTAAAAATTTGTCTGCGTTGTCGGGGGGAAATTCAACAAGTCctggtataaataataatggaaaTACATCAGGTGACAGCGGTGATGTTTACGAGTTCAAAAGTTCTAAAGAAGCAACTCCAGTACGTGGTGCAAGCTCCTCACCAAATCCACCGGATAAGGAAAAAGAGTTGGGAAAAGTCACCAGTGGATCTGGAGGTAATGCTTCAGGTACAGCTAATGCATCGACAACGCCAGGTGAAACAATAGCTCTGAGTGTAGATGAACCTCCTGTCTCTGCATCCCCTGCCACCAAACGGACTCTAGAATCTGATACCCCGGATGACCAGGATGAAgagaatcgaaggaaaaaaagaaaagattctgAAAGTACGAAAGAAAATACCAAGGTGGTAGCCACTGGGAAGCAGTCAACTGGCAGAAACAGTACAACAAATGAAAAG TGTGCGAAAACAGGTAAATTGGGGGCGAACAACTCGACGGGAAAAAACAACCAAGCTGCAACCGTTGCGAATGCGGATCATAAAAGCCCAAGCTCTTCAACTGCGACTGGTAGTAGTCCAAAGCCTAGTGGCAGCACGGTGGGCTCTACGAATGCGAAAACAGCCACACCTGCCCCACCTGAATCAGACGGAGAGGACGATCGATCCAAGAGTTCGGATTCAAATTCTGCACCAAAAGTTCCACCTTTAAAAATCGTCATACCGCAAAGTACTGTATCTGAACAGGAACAGGGAaatagaaacggaaaaaatactTCAAACAGAAATCATCAGCTTCCTTACGTTGTTGCAAGCTCAAACAGCAATGATTCTACCGATAAAGATCAGAATCAAACGGCCAGTGGCACTACAAGCCCTACCGAAGGAGCTCCATCgaaaagtgaggaaaaaaaagattttagtGGAGCGTTACATAGCGAAGAAAGATCTACGCATCATCAAAGAGTTCTTCGAAGCTCGCACAG GTCTAGCAATGGCGCAAATGGCTCGACAGTATCGAAGGAAACGTCTGGGGGAACAACGGGCAATGGAAGTTATTCAAATTCGTCTCCATTACCTGCAGCTGCTTCGTCAAACGATCGGTCGAACAATTCATCACCGCAACTGCACCACAGTTCTCCTACTCCAGAAACTACGACTTCTGAACCAACGAAGACTACGACCACAGAACAAGCGTCAACTGCCCATAACGCGTCAAAGACGTCTACAACTgttgaaaaaaccgaaaaaaattcagatacaAATTCCAAAACGCAGAAAGACGCCGAAAGTTCAGATACCGCGACATCGACGCCGTCTACGACAACTCCAAATACGTCAGCGCCGGCAGCTACCGTTGAACTACAtccaagaaaaagaaaaatgaagccAAATAAGGAGGCTCAACAGGCTGCTGCTACAGCTGCGGCAAATGAAGCTGCCGAGGCTGCCAGTACGGGACCCGAAGTACACCCACATGACCAGCCGATTACAAATTGTTATCAATTGTTTCTCAACATAAGAAAACAG attgagagaagaagaaaaggccTGTTCCCTGTGCAGCCAAAACCACCGCAGGGTTTCAAAGATTATTTGATGAACCGGTGCACCTATGTTTTAGCTGGAAATGCAAATAAGGAGCCTAACGTTAATCCACCGGTTAGTTTACATTGCGCTATGAAAGATTTATATGGGGAACAGGAGAAGGAAAGGCATCGTTTGAGAATGCAGCAcgtcgttgaaaaagaaaagttagtTTTATCCGTTGAACAAGAAATCCTTAGGGTTCACGGCCGTGCAGCTAGAGCGTTGGCAAATCAATCGCTTCCTTTTTCCGTATGCACAATTCTCAAAGATGAAGAAGTATACAATGTAATAACTCCGgaacaagaagaaaaggaCAGAAACGCCAGGAGTCGATACAACGGAAGATTATTTTTGAGCTGGCTTCAGGACGTAGATGACAAGTGGGAAAAAATCAAG GAGGCGATGTTGCTCCGGCATCACAATGAAGCAGAATCACTTCATGCGGTACAACGAATGGATTGGgaatggaaaatgaaagaagttgGGTTATGCGATTTCAAGGCTAGGCCGCATATAGAGGACCTTCATGTTCCGATGGTTCATGTTTCAGATGACTTCGACCTCCTTCCAGCTTAA
- the LOC105685799 gene encoding ankyrin repeat domain-containing protein 11 isoform X1, translating into MPAGRPRGGNGGFRGHPAPMSERQQLALLLQMTSQDNESGGINPSNASAQSTSSEQHRASRSRCRNERGETPLHVAAIRGDEAQVRRLISRGADPNAKDFAGWTPLHEACNHGWLGTARILIEAGAFVNALGLDDDTPLHDAAVNGHLELVKLLVDSGADSTLKNKRGKTPVDVASGGLNHSSFITEKSRDSTTLVIKENTTSTSLVAAVSSSLGDRLSCGKSRDSLIGGSAIDAGGVTTSASSTLNGERDQNNPLPLQTDSLATTTTVVLAESGAPCEMRRTPPQNKVDRSGTGQSGGSPRVTLRLNQVRNARDDKKGGTTPRHVVTSSQSQNMDGSKNLSALSGGNSTSPGINNNGNTSGDSGDVYEFKSSKEATPVRGASSSPNPPDKEKELGKVTSGSGGNASGTANASTTPGETIALSVDEPPVSASPATKRTLESDTPDDQDEENRRKKRKDSESTKENTKVVATGKQSTGRNSTTNEKCAKTGKLGANNSTGKNNQAATVANADHKSPSSSTATGSSPKPSGSTVGSTNAKTATPAPPESDGEDDRSKSSDSNSAPKVPPLKIVIPQSTVSEQEQGNRNGKNTSNRNHQLPYVVASSNSNDSTDKDQNQTASGTTSPTEGAPSKSEEKKDFSGALHSEERSTHHQRVLRSSHRSSNGANGSTVSKETSGGTTGNGSYSNSSPLPAAASSNDRSNNSSPQLHHSSPTPETTTSEPTKTTTTEQASTAHNASKTSTTVEKTEKNSDTNSKTQKDAESSDTATSTPSTTTPNTSAPAATVELHPRKRKMKPNKEAQQAAATAAANEAAEAASTGPEVHPHDQPITNCYQLFLNIRKQIERRRKGLFPVQPKPPQGFKDYLMNRCTYVLAGNANKEPNVNPPVSLHCAMKDLYGEQEKERHRLRMQHVVEKEKLVLSVEQEILRVHGRAARALANQSLPFSVCTILKDEEVYNVITPEQEEKDRNARSRYNGRLFLSWLQDVDDKWEKIKEAMLLRHHNEAESLHAVQRMDWEWKMKEVGLCDFKARPHIEDLHVPMVHVSDDFDLLPA; encoded by the exons ATGCCCGCGGGTAGGCCCAGGGGCGGTAACGGTGGGTTCCGTGGTCACCCAGCGCCTATGTCAGAGCGTCAACAGCTCGCTCTGCTTCTGCAAATGACCTCTCAGGATAACGAATCAG GAGGGATCAATCCTAGTAACGCCAGTGCACAAAGTACTTCTAGCGAGCAGCACAGAGCTTCTAGGAGTCGGTGTCGAAACGAACGTGGAGAAACACCCTTACATGTTGCAGCAATTCGAGGAGACGAAGCACAAGTAAGACGACTGATATCAAGAGGAGCTGATCCTAATGCTAAGGACTTTGCCG GTTGGACCCCTCTTCACGAAGCTTGTAATCACGGTTGGTTAGGTACAGCAAGGATTTTGATCGAAGCAGGGGCTTTTGTGAACGCACTTGGACTCGATGACGACACGCCATTACATGATGCTGCTGTCAACGGTCACTTAGAG CTTGTTAAATTATTGGTGGACAGTGGCGCTGATTcaacattgaaaaataagcGTGGAAAGACTCCGGTTGACGTTGCCTCTGGTGGTTTAAACCATTCCTCATTCATCACTGAAAAATCGAGGGATAGTACGACTCTTGTCATCAAAGAAAACACAACGTCCACGTCTTTAGTAGCTG CAGTATCATCGTCTTTGGGTGATCGCTTGTCCTGCGGAAAGAGCCGCGACAGTTTGATCGGAGGATCCGCTATAGACGCCGGTGGTGTAACAACGTCAGCATCATCAACATTAAACGGGGAACGCGATCAAAATAATCCGCTGCCGTTGCAGACAGACAGCTTAGCCACTACAACGACTGTTGTTTTAGCGGAGAGTGGAGCCCCCTGTGAGATGCGGAGGACACCACCGCAAAACAAAG tCGACAGATCAGGAACTGGGCAGTCTGGTGGCTCCCCACGGGTTACGCTACGGCTGAACCAGGTGCGTAACGCAAGGGATGACAAGAAGGGTGGAACAACTCCCCGACACGTCGTGACGAGCAGTCAGTCTCAAAACATGGATGGGTCTAAAAATTTGTCTGCGTTGTCGGGGGGAAATTCAACAAGTCctggtataaataataatggaaaTACATCAGGTGACAGCGGTGATGTTTACGAGTTCAAAAGTTCTAAAGAAGCAACTCCAGTACGTGGTGCAAGCTCCTCACCAAATCCACCGGATAAGGAAAAAGAGTTGGGAAAAGTCACCAGTGGATCTGGAGGTAATGCTTCAGGTACAGCTAATGCATCGACAACGCCAGGTGAAACAATAGCTCTGAGTGTAGATGAACCTCCTGTCTCTGCATCCCCTGCCACCAAACGGACTCTAGAATCTGATACCCCGGATGACCAGGATGAAgagaatcgaaggaaaaaaagaaaagattctgAAAGTACGAAAGAAAATACCAAGGTGGTAGCCACTGGGAAGCAGTCAACTGGCAGAAACAGTACAACAAATGAAAAG TGTGCGAAAACAGGTAAATTGGGGGCGAACAACTCGACGGGAAAAAACAACCAAGCTGCAACCGTTGCGAATGCGGATCATAAAAGCCCAAGCTCTTCAACTGCGACTGGTAGTAGTCCAAAGCCTAGTGGCAGCACGGTGGGCTCTACGAATGCGAAAACAGCCACACCTGCCCCACCTGAATCAGACGGAGAGGACGATCGATCCAAGAGTTCGGATTCAAATTCTGCACCAAAAGTTCCACCTTTAAAAATCGTCATACCGCAAAGTACTGTATCTGAACAGGAACAGGGAaatagaaacggaaaaaatactTCAAACAGAAATCATCAGCTTCCTTACGTTGTTGCAAGCTCAAACAGCAATGATTCTACCGATAAAGATCAGAATCAAACGGCCAGTGGCACTACAAGCCCTACCGAAGGAGCTCCATCgaaaagtgaggaaaaaaaagattttagtGGAGCGTTACATAGCGAAGAAAGATCTACGCATCATCAAAGAGTTCTTCGAAGCTCGCACAG GTCTAGCAATGGCGCAAATGGCTCGACAGTATCGAAGGAAACGTCTGGGGGAACAACGGGCAATGGAAGTTATTCAAATTCGTCTCCATTACCTGCAGCTGCTTCGTCAAACGATCGGTCGAACAATTCATCACCGCAACTGCACCACAGTTCTCCTACTCCAGAAACTACGACTTCTGAACCAACGAAGACTACGACCACAGAACAAGCGTCAACTGCCCATAACGCGTCAAAGACGTCTACAACTgttgaaaaaaccgaaaaaaattcagatacaAATTCCAAAACGCAGAAAGACGCCGAAAGTTCAGATACCGCGACATCGACGCCGTCTACGACAACTCCAAATACGTCAGCGCCGGCAGCTACCGTTGAACTACAtccaagaaaaagaaaaatgaagccAAATAAGGAGGCTCAACAGGCTGCTGCTACAGCTGCGGCAAATGAAGCTGCCGAGGCTGCCAGTACGGGACCCGAAGTACACCCACATGACCAGCCGATTACAAATTGTTATCAATTGTTTCTCAACATAAGAAAACAG attgagagaagaagaaaaggccTGTTCCCTGTGCAGCCAAAACCACCGCAGGGTTTCAAAGATTATTTGATGAACCGGTGCACCTATGTTTTAGCTGGAAATGCAAATAAGGAGCCTAACGTTAATCCACCGGTTAGTTTACATTGCGCTATGAAAGATTTATATGGGGAACAGGAGAAGGAAAGGCATCGTTTGAGAATGCAGCAcgtcgttgaaaaagaaaagttagtTTTATCCGTTGAACAAGAAATCCTTAGGGTTCACGGCCGTGCAGCTAGAGCGTTGGCAAATCAATCGCTTCCTTTTTCCGTATGCACAATTCTCAAAGATGAAGAAGTATACAATGTAATAACTCCGgaacaagaagaaaaggaCAGAAACGCCAGGAGTCGATACAACGGAAGATTATTTTTGAGCTGGCTTCAGGACGTAGATGACAAGTGGGAAAAAATCAAG GAGGCGATGTTGCTCCGGCATCACAATGAAGCAGAATCACTTCATGCGGTACAACGAATGGATTGGgaatggaaaatgaaagaagttgGGTTATGCGATTTCAAGGCTAGGCCGCATATAGAGGACCTTCATGTTCCGATGGTTCATGTTTCAGATGACTTCGACCTCCTTCCAGCTTAA
- the LOC105685799 gene encoding ankyrin repeat domain-containing protein 11 isoform X2, with product MPAGRPRGGNGGFRGHPAPMSERQQLALLLQMTSQDNESGGINPSNASAQSTSSEQHRASRSRCRNERGETPLHVAAIRGDEAQVRRLISRGADPNAKDFAGWTPLHEACNHGWLGTARILIEAGAFVNALGLDDDTPLHDAAVNGHLELVKLLVDSGADSTLKNKRGKTPVDVASGGLNHSSFITEKSRDSTTLVIKENTTSTSLVAVSSSLGDRLSCGKSRDSLIGGSAIDAGGVTTSASSTLNGERDQNNPLPLQTDSLATTTTVVLAESGAPCEMRRTPPQNKVDRSGTGQSGGSPRVTLRLNQVRNARDDKKGGTTPRHVVTSSQSQNMDGSKNLSALSGGNSTSPGINNNGNTSGDSGDVYEFKSSKEATPVRGASSSPNPPDKEKELGKVTSGSGGNASGTANASTTPGETIALSVDEPPVSASPATKRTLESDTPDDQDEENRRKKRKDSESTKENTKVVATGKQSTGRNSTTNEKCAKTGKLGANNSTGKNNQAATVANADHKSPSSSTATGSSPKPSGSTVGSTNAKTATPAPPESDGEDDRSKSSDSNSAPKVPPLKIVIPQSTVSEQEQGNRNGKNTSNRNHQLPYVVASSNSNDSTDKDQNQTASGTTSPTEGAPSKSEEKKDFSGALHSEERSTHHQRVLRSSHRSSNGANGSTVSKETSGGTTGNGSYSNSSPLPAAASSNDRSNNSSPQLHHSSPTPETTTSEPTKTTTTEQASTAHNASKTSTTVEKTEKNSDTNSKTQKDAESSDTATSTPSTTTPNTSAPAATVELHPRKRKMKPNKEAQQAAATAAANEAAEAASTGPEVHPHDQPITNCYQLFLNIRKQIERRRKGLFPVQPKPPQGFKDYLMNRCTYVLAGNANKEPNVNPPVSLHCAMKDLYGEQEKERHRLRMQHVVEKEKLVLSVEQEILRVHGRAARALANQSLPFSVCTILKDEEVYNVITPEQEEKDRNARSRYNGRLFLSWLQDVDDKWEKIKEAMLLRHHNEAESLHAVQRMDWEWKMKEVGLCDFKARPHIEDLHVPMVHVSDDFDLLPA from the exons ATGCCCGCGGGTAGGCCCAGGGGCGGTAACGGTGGGTTCCGTGGTCACCCAGCGCCTATGTCAGAGCGTCAACAGCTCGCTCTGCTTCTGCAAATGACCTCTCAGGATAACGAATCAG GAGGGATCAATCCTAGTAACGCCAGTGCACAAAGTACTTCTAGCGAGCAGCACAGAGCTTCTAGGAGTCGGTGTCGAAACGAACGTGGAGAAACACCCTTACATGTTGCAGCAATTCGAGGAGACGAAGCACAAGTAAGACGACTGATATCAAGAGGAGCTGATCCTAATGCTAAGGACTTTGCCG GTTGGACCCCTCTTCACGAAGCTTGTAATCACGGTTGGTTAGGTACAGCAAGGATTTTGATCGAAGCAGGGGCTTTTGTGAACGCACTTGGACTCGATGACGACACGCCATTACATGATGCTGCTGTCAACGGTCACTTAGAG CTTGTTAAATTATTGGTGGACAGTGGCGCTGATTcaacattgaaaaataagcGTGGAAAGACTCCGGTTGACGTTGCCTCTGGTGGTTTAAACCATTCCTCATTCATCACTGAAAAATCGAGGGATAGTACGACTCTTGTCATCAAAGAAAACACAACGTCCACGTCTTTAGTAGCTG TATCATCGTCTTTGGGTGATCGCTTGTCCTGCGGAAAGAGCCGCGACAGTTTGATCGGAGGATCCGCTATAGACGCCGGTGGTGTAACAACGTCAGCATCATCAACATTAAACGGGGAACGCGATCAAAATAATCCGCTGCCGTTGCAGACAGACAGCTTAGCCACTACAACGACTGTTGTTTTAGCGGAGAGTGGAGCCCCCTGTGAGATGCGGAGGACACCACCGCAAAACAAAG tCGACAGATCAGGAACTGGGCAGTCTGGTGGCTCCCCACGGGTTACGCTACGGCTGAACCAGGTGCGTAACGCAAGGGATGACAAGAAGGGTGGAACAACTCCCCGACACGTCGTGACGAGCAGTCAGTCTCAAAACATGGATGGGTCTAAAAATTTGTCTGCGTTGTCGGGGGGAAATTCAACAAGTCctggtataaataataatggaaaTACATCAGGTGACAGCGGTGATGTTTACGAGTTCAAAAGTTCTAAAGAAGCAACTCCAGTACGTGGTGCAAGCTCCTCACCAAATCCACCGGATAAGGAAAAAGAGTTGGGAAAAGTCACCAGTGGATCTGGAGGTAATGCTTCAGGTACAGCTAATGCATCGACAACGCCAGGTGAAACAATAGCTCTGAGTGTAGATGAACCTCCTGTCTCTGCATCCCCTGCCACCAAACGGACTCTAGAATCTGATACCCCGGATGACCAGGATGAAgagaatcgaaggaaaaaaagaaaagattctgAAAGTACGAAAGAAAATACCAAGGTGGTAGCCACTGGGAAGCAGTCAACTGGCAGAAACAGTACAACAAATGAAAAG TGTGCGAAAACAGGTAAATTGGGGGCGAACAACTCGACGGGAAAAAACAACCAAGCTGCAACCGTTGCGAATGCGGATCATAAAAGCCCAAGCTCTTCAACTGCGACTGGTAGTAGTCCAAAGCCTAGTGGCAGCACGGTGGGCTCTACGAATGCGAAAACAGCCACACCTGCCCCACCTGAATCAGACGGAGAGGACGATCGATCCAAGAGTTCGGATTCAAATTCTGCACCAAAAGTTCCACCTTTAAAAATCGTCATACCGCAAAGTACTGTATCTGAACAGGAACAGGGAaatagaaacggaaaaaatactTCAAACAGAAATCATCAGCTTCCTTACGTTGTTGCAAGCTCAAACAGCAATGATTCTACCGATAAAGATCAGAATCAAACGGCCAGTGGCACTACAAGCCCTACCGAAGGAGCTCCATCgaaaagtgaggaaaaaaaagattttagtGGAGCGTTACATAGCGAAGAAAGATCTACGCATCATCAAAGAGTTCTTCGAAGCTCGCACAG GTCTAGCAATGGCGCAAATGGCTCGACAGTATCGAAGGAAACGTCTGGGGGAACAACGGGCAATGGAAGTTATTCAAATTCGTCTCCATTACCTGCAGCTGCTTCGTCAAACGATCGGTCGAACAATTCATCACCGCAACTGCACCACAGTTCTCCTACTCCAGAAACTACGACTTCTGAACCAACGAAGACTACGACCACAGAACAAGCGTCAACTGCCCATAACGCGTCAAAGACGTCTACAACTgttgaaaaaaccgaaaaaaattcagatacaAATTCCAAAACGCAGAAAGACGCCGAAAGTTCAGATACCGCGACATCGACGCCGTCTACGACAACTCCAAATACGTCAGCGCCGGCAGCTACCGTTGAACTACAtccaagaaaaagaaaaatgaagccAAATAAGGAGGCTCAACAGGCTGCTGCTACAGCTGCGGCAAATGAAGCTGCCGAGGCTGCCAGTACGGGACCCGAAGTACACCCACATGACCAGCCGATTACAAATTGTTATCAATTGTTTCTCAACATAAGAAAACAG attgagagaagaagaaaaggccTGTTCCCTGTGCAGCCAAAACCACCGCAGGGTTTCAAAGATTATTTGATGAACCGGTGCACCTATGTTTTAGCTGGAAATGCAAATAAGGAGCCTAACGTTAATCCACCGGTTAGTTTACATTGCGCTATGAAAGATTTATATGGGGAACAGGAGAAGGAAAGGCATCGTTTGAGAATGCAGCAcgtcgttgaaaaagaaaagttagtTTTATCCGTTGAACAAGAAATCCTTAGGGTTCACGGCCGTGCAGCTAGAGCGTTGGCAAATCAATCGCTTCCTTTTTCCGTATGCACAATTCTCAAAGATGAAGAAGTATACAATGTAATAACTCCGgaacaagaagaaaaggaCAGAAACGCCAGGAGTCGATACAACGGAAGATTATTTTTGAGCTGGCTTCAGGACGTAGATGACAAGTGGGAAAAAATCAAG GAGGCGATGTTGCTCCGGCATCACAATGAAGCAGAATCACTTCATGCGGTACAACGAATGGATTGGgaatggaaaatgaaagaagttgGGTTATGCGATTTCAAGGCTAGGCCGCATATAGAGGACCTTCATGTTCCGATGGTTCATGTTTCAGATGACTTCGACCTCCTTCCAGCTTAA